The genomic segment CTATGATGGCGAGATCGGTACCGACCGCGACGTCGTCAACCGATCCGGCATCAGGATCAAGCCGATCTACACACCGAAAGACTGGTCGTCCGAGAATTACGACAAGGCGCTCGGCATGCCGGGCGAGGCGCCCTTTACACGCGGCATTTACGCCACCATGCACCGTGGCCGCACCTGGACCCAGCGCCAGCTGATCGGCTTGGGCACACCCTCGGATTACAACGGCCGCGTCCGCATCCTTCTCGACAAGGGCGCCACCGCGATCAGCCTTCTGCCCTGTAACTCCGGCTTCCGCGGCATCGATTGCGATGAAAGCCCCGTGCCACTACTCGGCACCTGCGGCACGGTCATCAACACGGTCGAACACATGGAAACGGCGCTCGACGGTGTGCCCATCGACAAGATTTCCACCGCGATGAACGACCCGACGCCGTTCACGCTCTTTGCCTTCCTTCTGGGCGTGGCCAAACGCCGGGGCGTGCCGCTCGACAAGATCACCGGCACCGCGAACCAGTCGGACTACATCTCGCACTTTGTCGCTAACCACATGTTCTATCGGCTGAGCCAGCCCGGCGCGCGGCGGGTTTTCGTCGATCACGTGAAGTATTGCCGCGACCGGGTGCCGAACTGGAACCCGGTCTCGGTGGTGGGTCAGCACATGCAACAGGCCGGCGCGACCCCGGCCGAAACCATGGGTTTCACGCTCTCGACCGCGATCCAGTACGCCGAAGACTGCATCAACGCCGGAATGGACCCCGATCACGTGCTGCGCCGGTTTACCTTCTTCTTCGACATCTCCATCAGCATGTTCGAGGAGGTGGCCAAATTCCGCGCCGGCCGGCGCATCTGGGCGCGCATCGCCCGCGACCGGTTCGGTTGCAAGGATCCTCGCGCCTGGCGGTTCAAGTTCCACGGGCAGACATCGGGCGTCGACCTCACACGTCAGCAACCTCTCAACAACATCGCTCGGGTCGCGGTGCAGGCCATGGCGGGGGTGATGGGCGGGCTCCAGTCGCTGCACACCGACAGCTATGACGAAGCCATCGCCTGCCCCTCGGAGGAACCCGCCAAGATCGCCGTGGCAACCCAGAACATCCTGCGGGAGGAGGCGCATCTGTGCGACGTTATCGATCCGCTCGGCGGTTCCTTCTACGTCGAATCGCTGACCGACGAGATGGAGGCCAAGATCCTCGAGGTGATGGAGATCATCGAGAACGCGGGCGGCATGTACGCCGCCGTCGACACCGGCCTCGTGCAACGGATGATCGGGCGCTCGGCGCTGGCCTTCCAGAACCGCGTCGAAGCTGGCGAGGAAGGTATCGTCGGTGTGAATGTCTTCACCTCGGCCAATGAAACCGTGGAAGAACCCGAACCCTACCGCCCCGATCGCGCGGCGATGGAAGAGCATGTCAGACGCTTCCGCGCTTTCAAGTCTGACCGCGATCAGCAGCAGGTGTCCCGGGCCCTCTCCGATCTCGCCCGCGCCGCGAACGGTGCCGAGAATGTCTACGAAAAGGTCGTCGATGCGGCGATGGCCGATGTCACCCATGGCGAAATCGTCACCTGCCTCCGCGCCGAGCTGGGTTTCGGACACCCGGTGATGGTGGCCTGATGGATGACGGGATCGCACGGCGCGCCGATCGCATCGCCGAGGCCGTGCGCCGGGGCGAGCCGGCGGCGCTCGGTCGTGCTCTGAGCCTGGTGGAAGGGGGCGGGGCGCTGGGCAACGCCCTGTCGGCCCGGTTCCGCGATAGCGCGGGCAGCGCCCGGCTCGTGGGTGTGACCGGCCCGCCGGGGTCGGGCAAATCCACCCTCGTCGACGCCCTGATCGGCGAATGGCGCAGCCGGGAAAAGCGCGTGGCGGTCCTTGCGGTCGACCCCGTCAGCCCCCGCACCGGCGGTGCAGTCCTGGGCGATCGCACCCGCATGGGTGAGCGCAGCCTCGATGACGACGTCTTCATCCGCTCCGTCTCGGCCCGTGGTCATCTCGGCGGGCTGTGCGCCGCCGCGCGCGGCATGGTTGCCGCGATGGAAGCCGCCGGATGGGACCTGATCGTGCTCGAAACGGTCGGTGCCGGCCAATCCGAAACCGAAGTTGCCGAGATCGCCGACTGCACCCTCGTGGTCTCGGCGCCCGGGCTCGGCGACGAGTTGCAGGCGATCAAGGCGGGCATACTCGAGATCGGCAATATCCTCGTGGTGAACAAGTGCGACCGGCCCGGCGCTGGCGAGACGGCGCGTGACCTGTCCGCCATGCTTAAACTGCGGCAGGGCGAGGCCGCCCGAGTGCCCGTGGTGCAGGTGTCCGCCACCACGGGCGAGGGGATCGGCACGCTCGCAGCCGAGATCGATACCCGTCTCGCCGCCACGCGTCGGGGACCCCCCGGTACAGTTCCGGCCAGACCCTCGCCGGATTTCGGCGGCTACGTCTGCGCGGGCCTCCCCGATACCGAAGACCCCGCGCTCGCCGCTCTTTTCCGCCGCGCCGCGTCAGACCCGGAGCTTGCGCAAAGGCTACTCGAACTTGCGGGCAGCCAGAAGAAGCCAAGCGGACGTTAGGGTACGGGCTTCAACCCTCCTCCCGCCTTGCCCCTGTCGAACCGAAGCGGCATGATGCCGGTCCGGCCACAGGCAGCACCCGGGGCGGCCGCAAAAGCACTACAACACAGGATCGGAATGGACACCCTCAACACATATCCCCAGTTCCGTCAGGTCGCAGATACGCTGCGCCGCCGGATCGAGACGGGTGAGTACCGCAAGGGCGAGACCATTCCCACCGCGGCCCAGCTTGAGGACAGCTTCGATGTCAGCAACATCACCATCCGCAAGGCGCTGTCGATCCTTTCGGGCGAAGGCCTGATCGAAAGCCAGCGGGGTCGCGGCACATTCGTTACCGGCAAGGCCGAGGACGCCCGCGTCCTCGTGGCTATGTCGCACGATTTCTCCGAATGGGCCGACACGGCCGGGGGC from the Roseovarius indicus genome contains:
- the meaB gene encoding methylmalonyl Co-A mutase-associated GTPase MeaB; this translates as MDDGIARRADRIAEAVRRGEPAALGRALSLVEGGGALGNALSARFRDSAGSARLVGVTGPPGSGKSTLVDALIGEWRSREKRVAVLAVDPVSPRTGGAVLGDRTRMGERSLDDDVFIRSVSARGHLGGLCAAARGMVAAMEAAGWDLIVLETVGAGQSETEVAEIADCTLVVSAPGLGDELQAIKAGILEIGNILVVNKCDRPGAGETARDLSAMLKLRQGEAARVPVVQVSATTGEGIGTLAAEIDTRLAATRRGPPGTVPARPSPDFGGYVCAGLPDTEDPALAALFRRAASDPELAQRLLELAGSQKKPSGR
- a CDS encoding acyl-CoA mutase large subunit family protein, producing MTEDAKPGMDGTLDAALSRWKERYDGEIGTDRDVVNRSGIRIKPIYTPKDWSSENYDKALGMPGEAPFTRGIYATMHRGRTWTQRQLIGLGTPSDYNGRVRILLDKGATAISLLPCNSGFRGIDCDESPVPLLGTCGTVINTVEHMETALDGVPIDKISTAMNDPTPFTLFAFLLGVAKRRGVPLDKITGTANQSDYISHFVANHMFYRLSQPGARRVFVDHVKYCRDRVPNWNPVSVVGQHMQQAGATPAETMGFTLSTAIQYAEDCINAGMDPDHVLRRFTFFFDISISMFEEVAKFRAGRRIWARIARDRFGCKDPRAWRFKFHGQTSGVDLTRQQPLNNIARVAVQAMAGVMGGLQSLHTDSYDEAIACPSEEPAKIAVATQNILREEAHLCDVIDPLGGSFYVESLTDEMEAKILEVMEIIENAGGMYAAVDTGLVQRMIGRSALAFQNRVEAGEEGIVGVNVFTSANETVEEPEPYRPDRAAMEEHVRRFRAFKSDRDQQQVSRALSDLARAANGAENVYEKVVDAAMADVTHGEIVTCLRAELGFGHPVMVA